The region TTTCGCAGAATCATAAGTTCCAAGCTGTTGGACTAGGTGAGTTGATTTACTTTTTcctgaaataacatgaattaGTCAGATTTTCGTTACTGGGTGATTAAACCTATTAGCCTGACAAGTCAGCTGGAAATCTAGCAATTGAGAATTAGGAATTGTTCCAAAATGCTGGCCTACGCAGTTTGGTGAATACCTTTAGTAATTGGTTCACTGGATTATTAAGAATGTAAAAGTGTGTTTATAAAATGGAAGGCAGATAATAGGTTTTATTGGCTGAATTTACCACCGTATCTATCTTAACTTCTTCTGTAATGCTTTGTGGATTGTGAATCTGAACTGGGTTGCTAGACAAAATATCCGAGTGAAAAGAAATTGGACTAGTTTTACTGCTACCATTCTAAAAAGAAGAATAGAAATTGGACTAGTATCTTTAATCATTGACAGATTATTTCTTGTTGTGGCAAAGTTTGTTAAAGCGCAAACTTGAAAAAGGTAAAGTCATATTGCGTCGTTTCAGATTTTACTAAAAGTGCAGGCGTAAGTGGTCAAAGGAGTTGTATGACTGAGAATGAGAGTTCCAATAACAGTATCGCAACTTAAGAAGGGTGACATGGCAAAGCATTTTCTTGTTTGTTGGACATAATTTTCTTAGTTCCATCATGGTGATCTTATTGTTATACTTGGAATGATAAACATGAAATACTAGATGAGAGGCGTAGGATCTACCAACATTTTGacccttcaatttttttttttcttttgtgaaaTTAAACCAAGGAGCAGCAattgaaataaatttgtgtttcaaaaagaaaaagaaagaataattGCTCTTGAAATTGCTGTAACTTTCTTGCTTTTAACTTCATTGTTTTTATGTTCACAGGGTGGGCTTTTGCTGATTCTGTTCTGCATAGATTGGCACCTCTTTGGGTGGGTGCTAGAGGATTGGAGTTCACATGGGACTACATCTTGCAAGGCCTAGAAGCAAATGCGAATTTGGTAGAGTTTTATTCTTCCGGGTCAATTTATTAGCCTTTGCAGTGTAGGACCTCCTTCCCTAAAATACCCAACCCTGTAACCCCCATGTTTCTCCCCTCCCCCtgcccaaagaaagaaaaaaaaagaaacaaggaagagagaagagagaacaTCGACTTCGTTAATTAATATCACATATTATGGAGTGTGAGGACATCTATCATGTCTGACTTTAACGTTTGGTCTTATTTCTTACTTCAGGTTTTCAGTATATCACTAGCAGCATTGGGTTCTCTTATGTGGCTTCGGAAAAACAAACCTAAGACTTTGATACCTATCATATATGCATGTGCTGGGATTGTGGCAACAATGCCATCCATAACCAGGTCTGTTTTCTTATTATAGTGAATGAACGCAAATCTTAAGTGGCTGCTTCACATGAATGAAGCAGTACAAACTTTGGATTGCATTAGTAAATGCTAACTGCTTGGAGAAAATGAGTTAGAACTAAAAAGTTTCTTGTGTACAGTGATAGTGGCTATGGCTGGAAATAAGGGTGCTTTCAGTTAGCAAAATGCATTATGCATAGACCTTTTTACTTCAAAAAAAGGACCATTTAAATCTACATTAGCTGTCTGTCTTATAATACAAACTAACTCTAGTTTGGAAAATTTCAAGTTTTCTTTTTGAGCCTGTATACTTTCTAATGTTCTCCAGTTAATAAGTGCTCTAGCAGAACTTCTCTCAAAATTTATATCATGCCAAGAATCTCTCTTTTTATCCCATTAATTGACTTGGCTTGTTTAACAGTCCAAATGGACCAATTTCTGAAATGGACAGCTTACCATCGCATTAAGTTGCTGCTATTAGGATCGTCTTTGCACATAAATTCTAAAATTGTGGCAATTTTAATTTTACAACATCAGAAAATGCGCAAGATACCTGTggagaaacattttttttaggCGCGAGAAACTAAAGGACATAAAATTGGTTGGGCAGGGAGTCGGTTTGCATTGCTAAAATTAGCAATAATTTGACATGAATGTTCAAGCTGAGAACCTGATCTGACTTCTACTTAAAGAAAATAACTGCTTGTGTTTCAGTTGTATTTTTCATGTCTGATTCAAAAAAGACTAAGCTACTACTATGGTGTTTGCAGTTATCTGAGGCGAGGCTTGGGTTGGCACCTTCCAAAAGTGGTAGGCTTTGAGCTATTCAGCTCATTGCTGATTGCTTTTATCAGTTGGCAGTTGTTTGTTGCATGCCAGAGACCGTCTAACTGAGGGATTACTCAATGGCTTTTCCTCATGGAAGTTGGCACACGATTCTTCAGTGACGAGTATGTTCTGTCCAGTacctttctttttcaagaaatttcgAGGGTATTTGGACTAAAGCTTTTCATCGAATAACAATGTTACGCCCTTTACCATTCACTCTGCAAGTCAGGCTTCTTAACCGTGGAATGTCTTTATGAACAAATTCGACCTGGAGGGAATTCGTTGGTTAGCaattttgacttgtattgatttATGAAGATTAGAGTATATTGAATCATTGACATTTGCATGTCCGAATATTTAGTCCATTTCTGAGCTCCATCCATTATTCACGAACGTTCCTGCACAAAAATGCTCTGTATGGATAGAATTATTAATTCATTTTCGCGCCGTTTGTTGTCTTTTGTGGCATGGATAACTTTGTGCATTTGATTGACACAAATTCCATGGGTTTATGTTGTCACGAGCATATTAGAGTAAATTTTTGGAAAGAACTCACATTATATGTACGTTTAGAGACCTTTAAGTTCTTACTTGGATTTAACTTTTATACACAGAGAGTTCGTAAATTTTCACACCCTGGGAGAACTTATAAATCAATTAGACAAAACTCTATATATTTAGTGTGGATTCGTAACCTGGAAATGACAAATAAATCATTTACAGTTCATTGAACTATAAGTGTACATccgttttatttttgttataaattTTGAACTTCCTTGCTGGTATTGGTAGCATTGCTAATTAATCTCAACTTTCAGTATTTTGCTACATAAGTGATGCAACATTAAAAGACATCGAGTAGTCTTTCTCAGAATTTTCCAAACGTGATATAGAATGAAAAGAACATTTCCTCaatatttacttattttagCTATAAAAATGCATGTAGGATTTAAAAATCTTTCAATGAATATAGTATTccaaggaaatcatgttaagCTAAAATAAACTTCCGAACttccattcattttcttcttgttatTACTTCGAGGTGTAAACCAACGGCCTAGAGAAATTTAAGGTTTACCTTTGTTTCCTCAATTATTTTGTGGTGAAATTCATTGTAGCATTCATCACCATTGGCCTTCCATTTTCCCCCTAAATACACTCCTTGTCTTCATGCAAGTGAATATTTTAATGACTAAATTCAAACACTGCATTGACATAATTTGACCTTAACCTGCAACACTACCTCCCACCAAAAGAGGGAAAAAATCAATCTTCATTTCTCATATGATGAACATATTTTATCTTTCATAATTCTTTTTGTGTTTAACAGATAGTTCTTTTGCAAATCATCTTCCATAGGGCAGCCTTGGGGTTCTTCCGAGGCAGCTTGTTAGTCCGATATTCTCCTCCAAAAATGCAGGCGTATCGatgttttttcattttgttgctCTCTTCGATTCTGTTTTCTTTCTCTTGTGCACTCTCTGACCATGAAGCATCATTTCTTGCACGACGACAACTCTCAACACTTCCTGAAAATGGTAATTTACCCGATAACTATGAATTCGAGGTGAAGGTAGAATACACATTTCCTAATTCCAGGCTTAGACGTGCCTACATTGCGTTAAAGGCATGGAAAGAAGCTGTATACTCTGACCCTTCTAAATTCACCAGCAACTGGAAAGGTCCAGATGTTTGTAACTATAAGGGCGTTTTTTGTTCGCCGGCTTTAGATGATCCTAATGTAACTGTTGTTGCTGGGATTGATCTTAATCATGCAGATATAGCAGGCTATCTTCCTGTAGAATTAGGATTATTGACAGATGCAGCTTTGTTTCACCTAAATTCCAATAGATTTTGTGGAATTGTTCCAGAGAGTTTCTCTAAGCTTACATTGCTGCATGAGTTAGATCTTAGTAATAAT is a window of Lycium ferocissimum isolate CSIRO_LF1 chromosome 12, AGI_CSIRO_Lferr_CH_V1, whole genome shotgun sequence DNA encoding:
- the LOC132040238 gene encoding uncharacterized protein LOC132040238; this translates as MTVFHFFNCAILTFGPHAVYYSATPLSEYDTLWTSIRAAVVYLVTSLVKLVCLATFLNVSESDSFDPYQELLKALFGFIDVAGLYFALTQLTHRNISQNHKFQAVGLGWAFADSVLHRLAPLWVGARGLEFTWDYILQGLEANANLVFSISLAALGSLMWLRKNKPKTLIPIIYACAGIVATMPSITSYLRRGLGWHLPKVVGFELFSSLLIAFISWQLFVACQRPSN